The nucleotide window CGTGGGACCACGAGCCCGTCTGGTACGAGCCGCACCCCGACATCCCAGGCCTGCCGGTCACCGGTGACCACCACGACGCCCACGGCGCCGAGGCCGGTCACACCGGTGCCCGTGCCCTGACCTCCGGCGTCGGCGCGACCGCCGCCGCGCTGGCCCTGGGCGAGCACCCGCACACCCACGAGGTCGACGCACCGCGGCGCAGCGCCGCCGGCGGCGCGCGCGGGACCTGGTGACCCGGTGAGCACCGCGATCTCGTCCACTCCTTCGTCCTCCGGAGACCGTTCCCCGATGTCGTCGTCGTTGCAGGCACAGGCCCATCCGCAGCAGTCGCCGGACGCCGGCCACACCTCGACGAAGGACACCGCGAACTCCGTCGTCGACGACGCCAACATCGGGCTGTTCTCCTACCGCGACCTGGCGCGCATCGACGAGGCGCTGACCATGTCGACGAAGGAGACCGGCCTCCGGTTCACCCTGTACATCGGCGACCTGGGCCGCGACACCCGCGCCACCGTCGAGGACATGCACCAGCGCTCCGGCGGCGACGTCAGCAACGGCGTCCTGGTCGCCATCTCGCCCGGGCAGCGGGTGCTGGAGATCGTCACCGGCACCTCCGCCGCCCGCCGGCTGCCCGACCGCGCGTGCGCCCTCGCCGTGCTGTCGATGACCAACCGGCTCGGCTCCGGCGACCTGGTCGGGGCCATCGTCAACGGCTTCCGCCAGCTGTCGGACTCCGCAGGCCACCCCGCGCGCCGCGGTCACTGACGAAGGACCCCTCGCCCCCCATCACTCGCACGCTCGTGGCGGGTCCCTGCGAGGGGGCCGACAGGCCCCGCCTCCCGGGATTGCCGGGAGGCGGGGCTTGTGTCGTTCTCGCCCCCTGCGATCAGGGGGCGGCGAACGCCAGCAGCC belongs to Modestobacter sp. L9-4 and includes:
- a CDS encoding DUF5130 family protein encodes the protein MSSSLQAQAHPQQSPDAGHTSTKDTANSVVDDANIGLFSYRDLARIDEALTMSTKETGLRFTLYIGDLGRDTRATVEDMHQRSGGDVSNGVLVAISPGQRVLEIVTGTSAARRLPDRACALAVLSMTNRLGSGDLVGAIVNGFRQLSDSAGHPARRGH